A region from the Pelobates fuscus isolate aPelFus1 chromosome 3, aPelFus1.pri, whole genome shotgun sequence genome encodes:
- the LOC134601519 gene encoding uncharacterized protein LOC134601519 yields MGVIHLLLIVCSLTGGMLINSEKPSCAIQIESIAVEEGSNVTIPCNIIYPWEDWDSTTEIKVHWRSGQNSPCGSNKIIYKYPENWTHQKFAGRISMVGNPREQKTASIRIQGVSRSDGPFYCCRVELIDKNTGLQGWQNHHGTSLQFPDQIWVDQLDIIPTLPGETVTIPCPIHYPSGKTFTVQKVTWKMGASEVCSEKQTQFTWDNSDKQRQFSLVNFPDDVSLIIKNVSSKDSRRYCCEVTVDGSVYGSVRGTELVLGASTSTKFTVVQPPEITANLGVSTTINCSYTYSTEKEKALAEIYWRVGSPTGDYAYHPSQEMIHSTYRGRTELRGQADLHIQDVQRTDTTSYYCQVIIWNCIGKVKVKTSVVHGQGTRLSVKDNPSCAMQIGSIPVEERSNVIIPCSIIYPWRDWENSTEIKVHWRSGENSSCGSNKLIYKYPENWTHQSYKGRISMVGNPKELKTASIRIEGLKRTDGPTYCCRVELMDRNTGWQGWQNHHGTSLQFPDQIWVNQLDVIPALPGETVTIPCPINLPNGKRLTVQKVTWKMGASEVCSEKQTIFTWDNSNKQGRFSLVNFPDDVSLIIKNVSSKDIRRYCCEVTVDGSLYGSVSGTDLVLGASFSEKVTVFQNIEITANLGGSITLSCSYRFSTEEEPALAEIYWRFGSPTGHYAYHPSKEMICSKYSGRTELRGKADLHIQDVKSTDTTSYYCLVMIRECVGKSKVKPSIVHGQGTRLIVKGGVSSSG; encoded by the exons ATGGGCGTGATCCACCTGCTGCTTATCGTCTGCTCTCTCACAG GTGGAATGCTCATTAACTCAGAGAAACCCTCCTGTGCTATTCAAATAGAGTCAATCGCGGTGGAAGAAGGGTCAAATGTCACCATTCCATGCAACATTATTTACCCATGGGAAGACTGGGACAGCACCACAGAGATAAAAGTGCATTGGAGAAGTGGACAAAATAGCCCGTGTGGGAGCAATAAAATAATCTACAAATATCCTGAAAACTGGACACATCAAAAATTTGCAGGACGAATATCCATGGTGGGAAACCCCAGGGAACAGAAAACAGCTTCTATTAGAATCCAGGGGGTGAGCAGATCGGATGGTCCCTTCTACTGCTGTCGGGTAGAATTAATAGATAAGAACACAGGATTGCAAGGGTGGCAGAACCATCATGGGACCTCTCTGCAATTTCCTG ATCAGATCTGGGTGGATCAGTTGGACATCATTCCAACACTGCCAGGAGAAACGGTCACAATTCCCTGTCCTATCCATTACCCAAGTGGAAAAACGTTTACTGTGCAGAAAGTGACCTGGAAAATGGGAGCAAGTGAAGTGTGCAGTGAGAAACAGACGCAATTCACATGGGATAACTCAGACAAGCAAAGACAATTCTCACTGGTTAATTTCCCTGATGATGTCTCATTAATCATTAAAAATGTGAGCTCTAAAGACAGTCGTCGATACTGTTGTGAGGTGACCGTTGATGGTTCTGTGTATGGGAGTGTTCGTGGAACAGAGCTGGTTCTTGGAG CATCAACTTCTACAAAATTTACTGTAGTTCAGCCCCCTGAAATCACAGCCAATCTGGGAGTTTCAACCACCATTAATTGCTCGTACACATACTCTACGGAAAAAGAAAAAGCATTGGCTGAAATTTACTGGAGAGTTGGCAGTCCTACTGGAGATTACGCTTATCATCCTTCCCAGGAGATGATCCATTCCACCTACAGAGGCAGGACTGAGCTGAGAGGGCAGGCAGATCTTCACATACAGGATGTGCAACGCACAGACACCACCTCCTATTATTGCCAAGTTATTATTTGGAACTGTATTGGAAAAGTCAAAGTTAAAACAAGTGTTGTCCATGGACAAGGAACCAGACTAAGTGTGAAAG ATAATCCCTCCTGTGCTATGCAAATAGGGTCAATCCCAGTAGAAGAACGGTCAAATGTCATCATCCCATGTAGCATAATTTACCCCTGGAGGGACTGGGAGAACTCTACAGAGATCAAAGTGCATTGGAGAAGTGGAGAAAATAGCTCATGTGGAAGCAATAAATTAATCTACAAATATCCTGAAAACTGGACCCATCAAAGCTACAAAGGAAGAATATCCATGGTGGGAAACCCTAAGGAACTGAAAACAGCTTCTATTAGAATTGAGGGGTTGAAAAGAACTGATGGTCCCACGTACTGCTGTCGGGTGGAATTAATGGATAGGAATACAGGATGGCAAGGATGGCAGAACCATCATGGAACCTCTCTGCAGTTTCCTG ATCAGATCTGGGTAAATCAGTTGGACGTCATTCCAGCTCTGCCAGGAGAAACGGTCACCATTCCCTGTCCTATTAATTTACCGAATGGAAAAAGGTTGACCGTGCAGAAAGTGACCTGGAAAATGGGAGCAAGTGAAGTGTGCAGTGAGAAACAAACAATATTCACATGGGATAACTCAAACAAGCAAGGACGCTTCTCACTGGTTAATTTCCCTGATGatgtctcattaattataaaaaatgtgagCTCTAAAGACATCCGTCGATATTGTTGCGAGGTGACAGTGGATGGTTCCCTGTATGGGAGTGTTAGTGGAACAGATCTGGTTCTTGGAG CATCCTTTTCTGAAAAAGTTACCGTATTTCAGAACATTGAAATCACAGCCAATCTGGGAGGTTCGATCACCCTTAGCTGCTCGTACAGATTCTCTACAGAGGAAGAACCAGCATTGGCTGAAATTTACTGGAGATTTGGAAGTCCCACTGGACATTACGCTTATCATCCTTCTAAGGAGATGATCTGTTCCAAATACAGTGGCAGGACTGAGCTGAGAGGAAAGGCAGATCTTCATATACAGGATGTGAAAAGCACAGACACCACCTCCTATTACTGCCTAGTGATGATACGGGAATGTGTTGGAAAATCTAAAGTCAAACCAAGTATCGTCCATGGACAAGGAACCAGACTAATTGTAAAAG